A single window of Syntrophotalea acetylenica DNA harbors:
- a CDS encoding conjugal transfer protein TraF yields the protein MASHWKIAAAGIIACALLVTVSARAKVYGEKGQKGWWWYEDPPKQEQEAQDKNLPKEPVYSVDQMASMDTDQLKEYAERVLKEAVRNPTETNVREFYTVQDVIRRKALAFTNASDLVWQKYPELSVAKDDPLAAPGREAVTRQRLAEQERTLAGAREDFALLYFHSDGCPFCHEQEAILQYFMDKFRWQVKPIDIDRQPQLASRFGILTTPALMLIQREPPDYIPVAAGVASVAEITARVFRGIRLLRGEITPDNFNLYEFQQGGGFDVRAGR from the coding sequence ATGGCTAGTCACTGGAAAATTGCGGCAGCGGGCATCATCGCCTGCGCCCTGCTTGTAACGGTTTCTGCCAGGGCCAAGGTTTACGGGGAGAAAGGCCAGAAAGGCTGGTGGTGGTATGAAGATCCGCCAAAGCAGGAGCAAGAGGCGCAGGACAAGAACCTTCCTAAGGAGCCGGTTTATTCCGTGGATCAGATGGCGAGCATGGATACGGACCAACTAAAGGAATATGCGGAACGGGTTCTCAAGGAAGCGGTTCGCAATCCAACCGAAACCAATGTCCGGGAATTTTACACCGTTCAGGACGTGATTCGCCGCAAGGCCCTGGCTTTCACCAACGCTTCCGATCTGGTCTGGCAGAAATACCCCGAATTGTCCGTCGCCAAGGATGACCCTCTGGCGGCGCCCGGGCGGGAAGCCGTGACCCGCCAACGCCTTGCGGAACAGGAACGGACGCTGGCCGGGGCCAGGGAGGATTTTGCCCTGCTTTACTTCCATTCGGACGGCTGCCCGTTTTGCCATGAGCAGGAAGCCATCCTTCAGTATTTCATGGACAAGTTCAGATGGCAGGTGAAACCGATCGATATCGACCGGCAACCCCAACTGGCGAGCCGGTTCGGAATCCTGACGACCCCTGCCCTGATGCTGATCCAGAGAGAACCGCCGGACTATATCCCGGTGGCGGCCGGGGTCGCTTCGGTGGCGGAAATAACGGCCCGGGTGTTCCGTGGGATTCGCCTTTTGCGCGGAGAGATCACCCCGGACAACTTCAATCTCTACGAATTCCAGCAGGGAGGTGGTTTCGATGTCCGCGCAGGACGTTAA
- a CDS encoding conjugal transfer protein TraH, with amino-acid sequence MTWVRRKLGIIGKPAAVTALLMVVSLPASAGWVDDWVDQKAVSSPGYFEGQKRGYYTGGGFSARWNLQNDYVWSVTPPRLKSGCGGIDAFMGGFSFLNADYLVQKLQRIMSAAPAAAFDIALKTLAPQVSDTIRSLEVIADKLNNIQLDECKSSRALVATIASPFAPQNKQGELAAIQADWWQSTGGGDLWTAFQDARKADDNKPDPAASTATMAGCSADFRAVFGGGSVLAQAAARVGITDAAYLAVIRGYVGDIFVQPPDPAMGINGYKVVYDAPCDQNKGLDDLLNGTAQGKESNGACTTITDANRNLRQYVQQRMNAVASKYKARQILDSSDEAFINASPLAVGLVLKTAVAEKQAPQVIAQLSDVTAKAYAYAILTDMYAKAKGIFATSKSIMSSQNDPVGANGTETCRVENVMEAIGAVEKIEERLSNMIALVQGEYATTVNELNTIYEFVRKQKTFREEAYQSLRQRFGEGVADRVTSF; translated from the coding sequence ATGACATGGGTGCGTAGAAAATTAGGGATCATCGGCAAGCCGGCTGCGGTCACTGCCCTGCTGATGGTTGTCTCCCTGCCAGCTTCGGCGGGATGGGTGGACGACTGGGTGGACCAGAAGGCGGTTTCTTCCCCGGGATATTTCGAGGGGCAGAAACGCGGGTACTACACTGGCGGCGGCTTTTCAGCCCGGTGGAACCTGCAGAACGATTATGTCTGGTCGGTGACTCCACCACGCCTGAAGTCCGGGTGCGGCGGGATCGACGCGTTCATGGGCGGTTTTTCGTTCCTGAATGCCGACTATCTGGTTCAGAAGCTTCAGCGCATCATGTCAGCGGCGCCCGCCGCCGCATTCGATATCGCGCTGAAGACCCTGGCACCCCAGGTTTCCGACACCATCCGCTCGCTGGAAGTGATTGCAGACAAACTGAACAACATCCAGCTTGACGAATGCAAGTCCTCCCGCGCTCTGGTGGCAACCATCGCCAGCCCCTTCGCGCCCCAGAACAAACAAGGGGAACTGGCGGCGATCCAGGCTGACTGGTGGCAGTCCACAGGGGGCGGGGACCTCTGGACCGCCTTCCAGGACGCCCGGAAAGCCGATGACAACAAGCCCGATCCGGCGGCTTCCACCGCCACCATGGCCGGGTGCAGCGCCGATTTCAGGGCCGTCTTTGGCGGGGGGAGCGTTCTGGCTCAGGCCGCCGCCAGGGTTGGAATTACGGATGCCGCCTACCTCGCGGTGATTCGCGGCTATGTGGGTGACATCTTCGTGCAGCCTCCCGATCCTGCAATGGGCATCAATGGCTACAAGGTGGTCTATGACGCCCCCTGCGACCAGAACAAAGGGCTGGACGACCTGCTCAATGGCACGGCACAGGGCAAGGAAAGCAACGGGGCCTGTACCACCATAACCGACGCCAACCGAAATCTGCGGCAGTATGTGCAGCAGCGCATGAATGCCGTTGCCTCGAAATATAAGGCCCGACAAATCCTGGACAGTTCCGACGAGGCGTTCATCAACGCATCCCCGCTGGCCGTAGGCCTGGTGCTCAAGACCGCCGTGGCAGAGAAACAGGCGCCGCAGGTCATAGCCCAGCTTTCGGATGTAACGGCCAAGGCATATGCCTACGCCATCCTCACCGATATGTACGCCAAGGCCAAGGGGATCTTCGCCACCAGCAAGAGCATCATGAGCTCACAGAACGATCCGGTCGGCGCCAACGGAACCGAAACCTGCCGGGTGGAAAACGTCATGGAGGCGATAGGCGCAGTCGAGAAAATCGAGGAGCGCCTTTCAAACATGATCGCCCTGGTCCAGGGTGAATATGCAACCACCGTGAACGAACTGAATACCATTTACGAGTTCGTGCGGAAACAGAAAACCTTCCGGGAAGAAGCCTACCAGTCCCTCAGGCAGAGGTTCGGGGAAGGCGTGGCTGACCGGGTAACCAGTTTCTGA